A window of Oxobacter pfennigii contains these coding sequences:
- a CDS encoding ABC transporter permease, whose translation MKKAIKKISIFLQGFLMINILWYLLAYVVKLRVLPSPIEVYLNIGQYSENLYANVLASLYRVAAGIGISLILGVSIGLLMAYSRLWNKILNPFVYFSYPVPKTALLPIIMLLFGLGDVSKIMIIVLILVFQIIVSVRDAVLNIPSDTYGPIKSLGASIFQRFAHVTIPAILPELLTSIRLSIGTALSILFFAEGYGTQKGIGYFILDAWVRIDYKGMYLGIIVLSILGFMLFIAIDILEETLCKWK comes from the coding sequence CTTATGTTGTAAAATTAAGAGTTCTTCCTTCTCCCATAGAAGTATATTTAAATATTGGGCAATACAGTGAAAATCTTTATGCCAACGTTTTAGCCAGCCTTTACAGAGTGGCAGCAGGAATTGGCATTTCACTGATACTTGGTGTCTCCATAGGCTTACTTATGGCGTATTCAAGGCTGTGGAATAAAATTTTAAATCCTTTTGTATATTTTTCATACCCTGTTCCTAAAACAGCCCTGCTTCCCATAATAATGCTTTTATTTGGTTTGGGTGATGTTTCTAAAATCATGATAATTGTTTTGATATTGGTATTTCAGATTATTGTATCTGTAAGAGATGCGGTACTTAATATCCCCTCGGATACATACGGACCCATAAAAAGCCTGGGAGCTTCAATTTTTCAAAGATTTGCCCATGTAACCATACCAGCAATATTGCCGGAGCTTTTAACCAGCATCCGCTTATCCATAGGAACCGCCCTTTCAATATTGTTTTTTGCAGAAGGTTACGGCACCCAGAAAGGTATAGGCTATTTCATATTGGATGCCTGGGTCAGAATTGATTACAAGGGAATGTATTTAGGAATAATAGTTTTAAGTATCTTAGGCTTTATGCTGTTTATTGCAATTGATATTTTAGAAGAAACATTGTGCAAATGGAAATAA